A stretch of DNA from Actinomycetota bacterium:
CCTCGGACCGTAGGTGTTGAAGATGCGAGCAATCCGGACATCGACGGCGTGCTGGCGGTGGTATGCGAGCGTCATCGCTTCGGCGAACCGCTTCGCCTCGTCGTAGACACCCCTGAGGCCGACCGGGTTGACGTTTCCCCAATAGGACTCGGGCTGTGGATTCACGGCGGGATCGCCGTACACCTCGCTCGTCGATGCGAGGAGAAACCGCGCCTGCTTGGTCCTCGAGAGTCCCAACGCCTTGTGCGTCCCGAGAGATCCGACCTTCAATGTCTGAATGGGCCAGCGCAGATAGTCCGCGGGTGATGCCGGTGAGGCGAAATGAATCACGAAGTCGACGTTGCCGGGAACGTGCAGGAAGTTCGTGATGTCGTAATAGAGGAATGTGAAGCCGCTCCGGCCGAACAAGTGCTCCACGTTCGTTTTGCGCCCTGTGATCAGATTGTCGACGACCGTGACCTTCGCCCCCTCCTCGATGAGCCGATCGCACAGGTGCGAACCGAGAAACCCTGCCCCGCCAAGCACAACGGCATGAGATCCGACGAAACGTTGGTCACTGTCCATCGCCTAGAACCTACCAGCCGAGCTGCCGGCGACGAGGCCCGTCCGCCGCCCAACGGTCTCGCATCGTTGCCACGTCGCGGCACGAAACACGCGAGTACGCGCACCTGCGCCGATCTACCCGCCGGCACTCCCCGGCCGAGGCACTAGATCAGATCTTGTTCGCGAATGCCGAAGGAGGGGTGCCGCAGGCGGCACAGGGCAAGCTTCTCGAGCTGTCGGATCCGCTCTCGAGTCAGATTGAACTCGTCGCCGATCTCCTCCAGGGTCCTGGGGACCCCGTCATAGAAACCGTAACGCAGCGCGAGGATTCGCCCCTCCCGCTCAGGGAGCCGATCGATGGAGATCCGCAGACTGTGCGCGACATCCATCTCTTCGGTGATCTGCACGGGGTCGGTCGCCTCTTCATCCTCGATGAAGTCACCAAGCTGCGCCCCGTCTTCACCAACGGGCTGTTCCAGCGACACGGTGTCCGCGACGCCGAGCGCCAGCTCGACCTTGTCGACGGTGACTCCTGCCTCTTCTGCGATCTCGTCCGGTTTGGGGTCCCGGCCGAGTTCCGCCTTCAGGCTCGCCTGCGCGGCTCGTACGGCCGCCAGCGTGTCATGCAGATGTACGGGGATTCGCACGGTTCGAGACTTGTCCGCGATCGCACGAGTGATCGCCTGACGGATCCACCACGTCGCATAGGTGGAGAACTTGAAGCCTTTTCTCCAGTCGAACTTCTCGACGGCGCGAATGAGACCGAGGTTGCCTTCCTGGATGAGATCCAAGAAGTCGATACCGGACGTGTTGGCGTAGCGGCGAGCGTTGGCCACGACGAGGCGGAGGTTCGCGGTCAGGAAAGCATCCTTGGCCTCCCTGCCGAAACGGGCCTTGCGCCTAAGCTCGATCTCTTCTTTCTTGGTCTTGTACTCACCGGCGTCGAGTCGCTCGACGGCGTCTTCACCAGTCTCGATCTTCTGAGCAAGCTCGACCTCTTGTTCGGCGCTGAGCAGGTCATATTCCCCGATCGCGGTCAGGTACTGACTGACCAGGTCGGTCGTCAGCCTGCCGCGCTCATCGGTGAGTTTGTTGCGCCGGTCACGGCGGCTGCGGTCGGTCTTGCCAACCGCCTTTCCGTTGGGGCGCGTCTTATCGTTCGATGCCATCTTGGGGTTTTTCCTCCGTCAAGGTCACGGTCAAGCCGCAACGCAACTGCGAGACACTATGACACACATCGCGTGTCGTGTGAACCCCCCTTTTTCGTTGCGACAAAACCGGCTGCCACTTCCTCTTCAACAACGATGACCCCGGTCATGTTCCTTGATCCGTCGAACAGCGGGTTCCTCGATGATCATTTCGGGATAATCGCTCCGACAGTGCGGCCGTCTTCTCCCAGCCCCGCCGGCGCTCCTGCCGGACGATAATGAGTTCGTGCCGGCGAATCTGACCCCCGACTACAAGGCAGCAGAGGTCGCCTACAAACGCAGCCGCGACCCTGAGGAGCGCCTCGATGCGCTGCGCGAGATGTACCGCACCATACCCAAGCACAAGGGGACCGAGCACCTTCGAGCGGACATCAAGACACGCATCAAGGAGCTGGCCGAGCAACTCGCAGGACCGAAGAAGGGCGGTGCCAGAAGTAGTCCTCCCACGGTCATCCGACCCGAGGGGGCCGCCCAGGTCGCGCTGCTCGGTCCGCCCAACGTGGGCAAGTCGACGCTCCATGCGCGACTGACCGGATCCCGTACACCATCGGGTCCGTACCCGTTCACGACCCGGTTCCCGCAGCCGGGCATGCTCCACTACGAGGACATCTCCATCCAACTCGTCGACCTGCCACCCGTGTCCGCCGAGCACCCGGTCCCGTGGCTTGCCGGCGCTCTCCTACCGGCGGATGCATGCCTGCTGGTCGTCGACGTCTCCGTTCCCGGCTGCGTCGCGCAGGTCGAGTCCCTCCACGAGATGCTCGCAAACCGCAGAGTCACCTTGACCGGCTCGTGGTACGGAAGTGAGCCGATGCCGGAGAACGACCCGTTTGCCGTTCGCCTCCCCACCCTTCTCGTCGCCAACAAGGCGGACAAGGCACCGCAGTGCGCCGAAGAGGTCGCCATCCTGAAAGAACTGCTGGGACTCGACTACCCGGTTCTCACCGTATCGGCAACCACCGGGGCGGGTGTCGACGCAATCGGACCGTGGCTCTTCTCCAGGCTGGGGATCATTCGCGTCTACACGAAGGTGCCGGGCAAGCCGGCCGCCCTGGACAAGCCCTACACGGTCCGCAGCGGCGGCACGGTCCAGGACGTTGCGACACTCGTGCATCGTGACATTGCAGGAAGCCTGCGGTATGCCCGTATCTGGGGCACCGGCCACTTCGATGGACAGCAAGTCGGACGGGACCACGTTCTTTCCGACGGAGACATCGTCGAACTCCACTCCTGAGCCTCGTTCCCATACCGCAGGCCGGCGGGTACCGTCGCGACATGCCCAACCTCCTGTCCAACGAGACGAGCCCGTATCTGCTCCAGCACGCCGACAACCCTGTCGACTGGTATCCCTGGGGCGACGAGGCGTTCGCCGCTGCAAAAGCCGAGGGCAAGCCCGTGCTGCTGTCGGTCGGGTACTCGTCCTGCCACTGGTGCCACGTGATGGCTCACGAATCGTTCGAGGACCCCGAGACGGCGGCATTGATGAACAAACTGTTCGTCAACATCAAGGTCGACCGTGAAGAGCGGCCCGACGTCGACGCCGTCTACATGGAGGCGCTCCAGGCCATGTCCGGCCGGGGCGGCTGGCCCATGACGGTGTTCCTCACCCCGGACCGCAAGCCCTTCCATGCCGGCACCTACTTCCCGGCCGTCGAACGACACGGCATGCCGTCGTTTCGGCGGGTCATCACCGCCGTCGCCGACGCGTGGGAGACACGGCGCGCCGAACTGACCGCCCAGGCGGAGCGGCTCTCGGGTTTCGTCGGCCAAGCGATCCCGAGTGCCGACGAGTTGCCCGGCGAGGATCTCCTCGTCTCGTCGTACCAAGCCCTCGCCTCCCGGTTCGACGAAACCGAAGGCGGTTTCGGCGAGGCACCCAAGTTCCCACAGGAGCCGGTCCTCGAGTTTCTCCTGCGCGTCGCCGACGAACCGTGGGCTCCCGACGCCAAGCGGATGGTGTGGCTGACACTGAGCAAGATGGCGGACGGGGGAATCCACGATCACGTCGGTGGCGGCTTCGCCCGCTACTCCGTCGACCGCTCATGGACGATCCCGCACTTCGAGAAGATGCTCTACACGAACGCGCAGCTGGCCCGCCTCTATCTCCACTCGGCGCAAGTCCTGCATGAGCCGGCGTTCACCGCGGTCGCGATCAGGACTCTCGACTACCTGTTGCGCGACCTCCGGCTTCCCGGCGGCGCGTTCGCCTCGGCGGAGGACGCGGATTCCCAAGGTTCGGAAGGCACGTTCTATGTCTGGGATGCAGGCGAGTTCGCCGACGCCGTCGGGGACGAACTCGCTCCACTTGCCACCACGTTCTTCGGAGTCACCGAAGACGGCAACTTCGAAGGCAGCAATCACCTTCACGTCACACGCCCGCTCGGACAGCTCGCCTCCCAACTGAACATCGATCTCGTCACCGCCGACGCGATGATCGACACGGCTCGTCGTCGGCTTCTCTCGCGACGTTCCGAACGCGTCAGGCCAGGCCTCGACGACAAGGTCGTCACCGCCTGGAACGGGCTGGCAATCCGCTCCTTCGCCGAAGCGGGAGCCGTCCTCGGCGAGCCGCGCCTCCTCGATGCAGCGCGGGACGCCGCGACGTTCCTCCTGTCGGAGGTCACCCGGGCAGACGGGCGTCTCCTGAGGAGTTGGGGCAAGGGAAGAGCGAGTGTGCCCGCATTCGCGGATGACTACGCAGCAACGGCCCTTGGCCTTTTCACGCTCTACCAGGCCACCGGTGAAGTGAGCTGGTACACCGAGGCGATGCGCCTGGTCGAGGGAATGGTCGATCTCTTCGCGGATCCGGCCGGTGGGTTCTTCACGACAGGGGCGGACGTCGAGGCCCCTCTGGCGCGAACACGTGACCACTTCGACTCGCCGTCACCGTCGGCGAACGCCCTCGCAGCCGAAGCCCTGCTCCTCGCTTCCTCGTATACCGGCGACGCCGAGTTCGCGGCGTATTCCGAACGGGCCCTGCGCGCGGGAGCCACGCTCGCAATCACGTCACCCTCGGGCGCCGGCCATCTCTTGAGTGTCCTACA
This window harbors:
- a CDS encoding NAD-dependent epimerase/dehydratase family protein encodes the protein MDSDQRFVGSHAVVLGGAGFLGSHLCDRLIEEGAKVTVVDNLITGRKTNVEHLFGRSGFTFLYYDITNFLHVPGNVDFVIHFASPASPADYLRWPIQTLKVGSLGTHKALGLSRTKQARFLLASTSEVYGDPAVNPQPESYWGNVNPVGLRGVYDEAKRFAEAMTLAYHRQHAVDVRIARIFNTYGPRMRLADGRAVPAFFAAALRDEKLPVHGDGMQTRSLCHVDDLIEGIMRLLLADVIGPVNLGMPEEVTMLDLAERIQSVVGRHPGIVLQPRPEDDPGVRCPQIDLATRELGWIPTITLQEGLERTLPWFRAALQD
- a CDS encoding sigma-70 family RNA polymerase sigma factor; amino-acid sequence: MASNDKTRPNGKAVGKTDRSRRDRRNKLTDERGRLTTDLVSQYLTAIGEYDLLSAEQEVELAQKIETGEDAVERLDAGEYKTKKEEIELRRKARFGREAKDAFLTANLRLVVANARRYANTSGIDFLDLIQEGNLGLIRAVEKFDWRKGFKFSTYATWWIRQAITRAIADKSRTVRIPVHLHDTLAAVRAAQASLKAELGRDPKPDEIAEEAGVTVDKVELALGVADTVSLEQPVGEDGAQLGDFIEDEEATDPVQITEEMDVAHSLRISIDRLPEREGRILALRYGFYDGVPRTLEEIGDEFNLTRERIRQLEKLALCRLRHPSFGIREQDLI
- a CDS encoding TGS domain-containing protein, which translates into the protein MPANLTPDYKAAEVAYKRSRDPEERLDALREMYRTIPKHKGTEHLRADIKTRIKELAEQLAGPKKGGARSSPPTVIRPEGAAQVALLGPPNVGKSTLHARLTGSRTPSGPYPFTTRFPQPGMLHYEDISIQLVDLPPVSAEHPVPWLAGALLPADACLLVVDVSVPGCVAQVESLHEMLANRRVTLTGSWYGSEPMPENDPFAVRLPTLLVANKADKAPQCAEEVAILKELLGLDYPVLTVSATTGAGVDAIGPWLFSRLGIIRVYTKVPGKPAALDKPYTVRSGGTVQDVATLVHRDIAGSLRYARIWGTGHFDGQQVGRDHVLSDGDIVELHS
- a CDS encoding thioredoxin domain-containing protein translates to MPNLLSNETSPYLLQHADNPVDWYPWGDEAFAAAKAEGKPVLLSVGYSSCHWCHVMAHESFEDPETAALMNKLFVNIKVDREERPDVDAVYMEALQAMSGRGGWPMTVFLTPDRKPFHAGTYFPAVERHGMPSFRRVITAVADAWETRRAELTAQAERLSGFVGQAIPSADELPGEDLLVSSYQALASRFDETEGGFGEAPKFPQEPVLEFLLRVADEPWAPDAKRMVWLTLSKMADGGIHDHVGGGFARYSVDRSWTIPHFEKMLYTNAQLARLYLHSAQVLHEPAFTAVAIRTLDYLLRDLRLPGGAFASAEDADSQGSEGTFYVWDAGEFADAVGDELAPLATTFFGVTEDGNFEGSNHLHVTRPLGQLASQLNIDLVTADAMIDTARRRLLSRRSERVRPGLDDKVVTAWNGLAIRSFAEAGAVLGEPRLLDAARDAATFLLSEVTRADGRLLRSWGKGRASVPAFADDYAATALGLFTLYQATGEVSWYTEAMRLVEGMVDLFADPAGGFFTTGADVEAPLARTRDHFDSPSPSANALAAEALLLASSYTGDAEFAAYSERALRAGATLAITSPSGAGHLLSVLHTTLSKPQEVAIVGPDAQELSSVVWERFRPGVALAVDRDGSATNIVPLLEGRATDSTLAYVCRDFHCALPVSDPEALRRLL